A stretch of Metabacillus sp. FJAT-52054 DNA encodes these proteins:
- a CDS encoding MFS transporter — MDTLRMVHPIAWNIIIGTLFSRMATSMSIPFLAIYLTSEMGVSASVTGAIIAASSLVGIAASFYGGYLSDRFGQKPVLLISIFAWSLVFIGFAQSSAVWMFFVMNMLNGLCRAVFEPTSRAILSDVTEEKNRLVLFNLRYTAINVGVVFGPIIGLQLGSSTSLAPFYYAAGASLLYGLSLVYMLSVHKIGTPSTTKPIVTVREAFGVLRKDTVFLLGLVGIVLSVAGYSQFSSTLPQYFAMSPKIENGAQFFSLMLTLNAIVVIVFQYPLIQFGKKYSPILSILAGNLLVSISLLTFSLTDSLFGILGIVVLFTVGEVLMFCMTDMFVDQLAKPGLKGSYFGAMGFTGIGSVIGPFAGGILLDSFGTTEPIFLFGSLALMTALGIPLLIKVHILSRRNEAVTPVHESKGF, encoded by the coding sequence ATGGACACATTACGTATGGTTCACCCTATTGCCTGGAATATCATTATCGGAACGTTGTTCAGCCGGATGGCGACTTCGATGAGTATTCCTTTTCTGGCCATATATTTAACTAGTGAAATGGGGGTTTCAGCCTCTGTAACAGGAGCAATTATTGCAGCGAGTTCACTTGTGGGGATTGCCGCGAGCTTTTATGGGGGGTATTTGTCTGACCGGTTCGGACAAAAGCCGGTTCTGCTTATATCCATTTTCGCTTGGAGTCTCGTTTTTATCGGTTTTGCCCAGTCCTCCGCTGTTTGGATGTTTTTTGTGATGAATATGCTGAACGGTCTTTGCCGGGCCGTTTTTGAGCCTACATCCAGAGCGATTCTTTCGGACGTAACGGAGGAGAAAAACCGGCTGGTTCTTTTCAATCTCCGCTATACAGCGATCAATGTCGGTGTCGTGTTTGGGCCGATTATCGGCCTTCAGCTTGGTTCTTCTACCTCCCTTGCTCCGTTCTATTATGCAGCGGGAGCCAGTCTCCTGTATGGATTGTCGCTTGTATACATGCTTTCCGTACATAAAATCGGAACACCTTCCACTACGAAACCTATTGTAACGGTGAGGGAGGCATTCGGCGTGCTGAGGAAGGATACCGTTTTTCTGCTGGGGCTGGTCGGTATTGTATTGTCTGTTGCGGGGTATTCCCAATTTAGTTCGACGCTGCCTCAGTACTTTGCGATGTCTCCGAAAATCGAGAATGGGGCCCAATTTTTCTCCTTGATGCTAACGTTAAACGCAATTGTTGTGATTGTGTTTCAGTATCCGCTCATTCAGTTTGGAAAAAAGTACAGTCCTATTCTTTCGATTTTGGCTGGGAATCTGCTTGTTTCAATCAGCCTGCTGACTTTTAGTCTGACGGACAGTTTATTCGGGATTCTGGGAATCGTGGTCTTGTTCACGGTTGGGGAAGTATTGATGTTCTGCATGACGGATATGTTTGTGGATCAGCTTGCCAAACCGGGATTGAAGGGCTCGTATTTCGGCGCCATGGGCTTCACGGGGATTGGGAGTGTTATTGGACCATTTGCAGGGGGCATTCTGCTTGACTCCTTTGGAACGACAGAGCCCATTTTTCTTTTCGGGTCTCTCGCTCTGATGACAGCGCTTGGCATTCCTTTGCTGATAAAAGTACATATATTGAGCAGACGAAATGAAGCTGTCACTCCAGTCCATGAATCAAAAGGTTTTTAA
- a CDS encoding SDR family oxidoreductase has translation MKVIIAGANGQIGKQVVELLQSSGEHTPIAMVRKQEQADAFAEKGIETVLADLEGTVSDLENAVKGSDAIVFTAGSGGSTGSDKTLLIDLDGAGKLIEAAKQTGVKRFVMVSALQAHNRENWNEQLLPYYAAKHYADKELERSGLDYTIVRPGGLLNEPGTGKVSAAENLERGSIPREDVAKVIAASLAENHTFKKSFDLISGDTPIEEAIRSI, from the coding sequence ATGAAAGTAATCATAGCAGGTGCCAACGGCCAGATTGGAAAGCAGGTGGTGGAGCTTCTTCAAAGCAGCGGGGAGCATACTCCGATTGCAATGGTGAGAAAGCAGGAGCAGGCGGATGCTTTTGCTGAGAAGGGGATTGAAACGGTGCTGGCCGATTTGGAGGGAACGGTTTCCGATCTTGAAAATGCGGTGAAGGGCAGTGATGCGATTGTATTCACCGCCGGTTCCGGTGGAAGTACGGGTTCAGATAAAACGCTCCTCATTGATTTGGATGGTGCAGGAAAGCTGATTGAAGCCGCAAAACAGACTGGGGTTAAGCGGTTTGTGATGGTGAGTGCGCTTCAGGCTCATAACCGGGAAAATTGGAATGAGCAGCTGCTTCCGTATTATGCAGCGAAGCACTATGCGGATAAGGAGCTTGAACGGAGCGGTTTGGATTATACAATTGTCCGTCCGGGCGGATTGCTGAATGAGCCGGGGACGGGAAAGGTTTCAGCAGCAGAAAATCTCGAGCGCGGTTCGATTCCGAGAGAGGATGTGGCGAAGGTGATTGCGGCATCGCTTGCAGAGAATCACACGTTTAAGAAGTCTTTTGATCTGATCAGCGGGGACACACCCATAGAAGAAGCCATTCGTTCGATTTAA
- a CDS encoding DUF1540 domain-containing protein — translation MAQDVLCDVGNCVYNEKGRKCGAAQIYVVSHKGTKAETSRETDCQTFKPAE, via the coding sequence GTGGCTCAGGACGTGTTATGTGATGTGGGCAACTGTGTCTACAATGAAAAAGGCAGAAAGTGCGGCGCGGCACAAATCTACGTAGTCAGTCATAAGGGAACGAAAGCCGAAACCAGTCGTGAAACAGATTGCCAGACATTTAAGCCTGCAGAATAA
- the gvpO gene encoding gas vesicle protein GvpO, with amino-acid sequence MKNTLDAIEQFFSEHLTSPHKIPSVEPDDEGFRALVEIIEEKEYMRKYARDEMVGVYDVKLNSQNEVISYSRKYLKHRGETGQWD; translated from the coding sequence TTGAAAAACACGCTTGACGCCATTGAACAGTTTTTTAGTGAACACCTTACGTCCCCTCATAAGATTCCTTCTGTTGAACCTGACGATGAGGGGTTCCGCGCATTGGTCGAGATTATTGAAGAAAAAGAGTATATGAGAAAATATGCACGGGATGAGATGGTGGGCGTGTACGATGTGAAATTAAACAGTCAAAACGAGGTCATCTCGTATTCGCGAAAATATTTAAAGCACCGTGGAGAGACGGGCCAATGGGATTGA
- a CDS encoding GvpL/GvpF family gas vesicle protein encodes MGLNSDAGLYVFCIAAGPGCEAERSVYFNGMDRELLIIPYKDLFLAAAEVPLLLRPSKENLLLHQKIITSFMDGSEAVFPFSFGHIVHSLNEAEGLLKRLYPELQGILPPLKGRIEVGLKVIGKKEWLSQEYDKKVKPNKSTLYKDRIKQGELAERFFLSIRKQFDESIHQKLHDAADDSRQNDILTETMLLNGSYLIRREQETSFDELVSELYETFKDQAEFVYTGPWPPYNFINIHLKAEKSS; translated from the coding sequence ATGGGATTGAATTCTGATGCAGGACTTTACGTTTTTTGCATAGCTGCAGGGCCGGGCTGTGAAGCGGAGAGGAGCGTTTATTTTAACGGAATGGACCGTGAATTGCTGATTATTCCGTATAAGGATCTGTTCCTGGCAGCCGCTGAGGTGCCGCTGCTGTTAAGGCCATCAAAAGAAAATCTGCTTCTGCATCAAAAGATCATCACCTCCTTTATGGATGGCAGCGAGGCTGTCTTTCCGTTCAGCTTCGGGCACATTGTTCATTCCTTGAATGAGGCGGAAGGTCTGCTAAAACGCCTTTATCCCGAGCTTCAGGGAATTCTCCCACCCCTTAAGGGAAGAATAGAGGTCGGTCTGAAGGTGATTGGAAAAAAAGAATGGCTGTCACAGGAATACGATAAAAAAGTGAAGCCCAATAAAAGCACCCTTTATAAAGACCGGATTAAACAGGGAGAGCTTGCCGAACGTTTTTTTCTTTCTATAAGAAAGCAATTTGACGAGAGCATTCATCAAAAGCTTCATGATGCTGCGGATGATTCCAGGCAGAATGACATTTTGACAGAAACGATGCTGCTGAACGGATCGTATCTCATTAGAAGAGAGCAAGAGACTTCATTTGACGAGCTTGTATCAGAGCTTTACGAAACATTCAAGGATCAGGCTGAGTTTGTCTATACGGGTCCATGGCCGCCATATAACTTCATTAACATTCATTTGAAAGCAGAGAAAAGCTCATGA
- a CDS encoding gas vesicle protein GvpG produces the protein MMPVLFLPLKLFLLAAEKVKEEADKELYDVGIIQKNLLMLELRHEKNEIHEDEYRQQYEEWIRRYECAKDMERRQWSKLLDDESV, from the coding sequence ATGATGCCTGTCCTGTTTTTGCCGCTGAAGCTGTTCCTGCTCGCTGCTGAAAAAGTAAAGGAAGAAGCGGATAAAGAATTGTATGACGTTGGAATCATCCAGAAAAACCTGCTGATGCTTGAACTCCGGCATGAAAAAAATGAAATTCACGAAGATGAGTACAGGCAGCAGTATGAAGAATGGATTAGAAGATATGAATGCGCTAAAGACATGGAAAGACGGCAGTGGAGCAAGCTGCTGGATGATGAGTCTGTATAA
- a CDS encoding gas vesicle protein — translation MLSEQTSSIVDVLERILDKGVVIAGDIRINLADIELLTIKIRLIVASVDKAKEIGLDWWERDPYLSSKADPIEERPRKEHTGLLDALDLKRLI, via the coding sequence GTGCTGTCTGAACAAACGAGTTCAATTGTCGATGTACTGGAACGGATACTTGATAAAGGTGTCGTCATCGCCGGGGATATTCGGATTAACCTCGCGGATATAGAGCTTCTGACCATAAAAATCCGACTGATTGTGGCGTCTGTCGATAAAGCGAAGGAAATCGGACTGGACTGGTGGGAGAGAGATCCTTATTTAAGCTCAAAGGCAGACCCAATTGAAGAACGGCCAAGGAAAGAGCATACCGGCCTGCTTGATGCACTTGATTTGAAGAGATTAATTTAA
- the gvpU gene encoding gas vesicle accessory protein GvpU produces the protein MGDDSRESYRRDSILETLVITANRHDFELDLILTVDGKAVTGSLISATDYLEGLGSLFEQRTDEHSAKLSERFYEASKGAGDHGTAAFIHLENVYIEGEKAAVSALWRGRLDQVSGFVIGKPDRRTQ, from the coding sequence ATGGGTGACGATTCTCGGGAATCCTATAGACGGGATTCCATTCTGGAAACGCTTGTGATTACAGCCAATCGCCACGATTTTGAGCTGGATTTGATATTAACTGTGGATGGCAAGGCAGTAACCGGGAGTCTTATTTCGGCTACCGACTATTTAGAAGGATTAGGGAGTTTATTTGAGCAGCGGACCGATGAGCATTCGGCCAAATTGAGTGAGCGTTTTTATGAAGCAAGCAAAGGGGCGGGAGACCATGGGACCGCTGCGTTCATTCATTTGGAAAATGTGTACATCGAAGGGGAAAAAGCGGCCGTTTCTGCACTTTGGAGAGGCAGGCTTGATCAGGTAAGCGGATTTGTCATTGGAAAGCCCGATAGGAGAACACAGTAA
- the gvpA gene encoding gas vesicle structural protein GvpA — protein sequence MMLEKCRDGSSLVEVVDRILDKGIVIDVFARISVLGIELITVEARIVVSSIETWLRYADAVDLLKSTEDVHDPNNGQSYREPKDLLDNLLFQI from the coding sequence ATGATGCTGGAAAAATGCAGGGATGGATCGAGCCTTGTAGAAGTCGTGGATCGCATATTAGATAAAGGAATTGTCATCGATGTCTTTGCGCGAATTTCAGTTTTGGGGATTGAATTAATTACAGTAGAGGCAAGAATCGTCGTTTCAAGTATTGAGACATGGCTGCGCTATGCTGATGCGGTTGATCTGCTGAAAAGTACTGAGGATGTTCATGATCCCAATAATGGACAATCCTACAGGGAGCCTAAGGACCTTTTAGACAACTTACTATTCCAAATATAA
- a CDS encoding YozQ family protein — MSTKLTEMAAEVAGKSFDPAEKEKEHTTSGLEVTHEQIGDHYAAGTIDQSIKAKNGE, encoded by the coding sequence TTGAGCACCAAACTAACCGAAATGGCAGCAGAGGTAGCAGGCAAATCATTCGATCCGGCCGAAAAGGAAAAAGAACATACAACATCTGGTCTTGAAGTGACACACGAGCAAATTGGCGACCATTACGCAGCAGGAACCATTGATCAAAGCATAAAAGCTAAAAACGGTGAATAA
- a CDS encoding DUF6509 family protein: protein MLTITSHEAELLEDPFGILPGDRYEFLLDLDVPEDDELYSENGIYLRVIFLLENEQARITQYQFYEKETEQSFDFGLDEEEEAMVASYCLEHLPEEKEEE, encoded by the coding sequence ATGCTGACAATTACTAGCCACGAAGCGGAACTGCTTGAAGATCCGTTTGGGATTTTGCCTGGTGACCGCTATGAATTTTTATTGGATTTGGATGTTCCGGAGGATGATGAGCTTTATTCGGAGAACGGAATTTACTTGCGGGTGATTTTCCTTCTGGAGAATGAGCAGGCGCGGATTACTCAATATCAATTTTATGAAAAAGAGACAGAACAGAGCTTTGACTTTGGTTTGGATGAGGAAGAGGAAGCAATGGTTGCCTCTTATTGCCTTGAGCATTTGCCTGAGGAAAAGGAAGAAGAATAA
- a CDS encoding cytosolic protein has translation METFTVAFHKEDETEDMTVYKLSEEDFAAKTEGGTRHLFELDTNVGYFVFFDAEDKDRNESYLVLQYEENEEDPVACYGFELKDFYQFTALYLNDLEFSEEQQASEGDEEVYGPIHHLAHLMFHIAEAGNKTA, from the coding sequence ATGGAGACTTTTACAGTAGCATTTCATAAAGAAGACGAAACAGAGGACATGACGGTCTATAAGCTGTCTGAAGAGGATTTTGCAGCCAAAACGGAAGGCGGGACCCGCCATTTATTCGAGCTTGATACAAATGTAGGCTACTTTGTATTTTTCGATGCCGAGGATAAAGACCGCAACGAATCCTATCTTGTTCTGCAGTATGAGGAAAACGAGGAAGATCCGGTTGCATGCTATGGATTTGAATTGAAAGATTTCTACCAGTTTACAGCACTTTACTTAAATGATCTTGAATTCAGCGAAGAACAGCAGGCATCAGAAGGCGACGAGGAAGTGTACGGTCCCATTCATCACCTTGCCCACCTCATGTTCCATATCGCGGAAGCCGGAAATAAAACGGCATAA
- a CDS encoding YfcE family phosphodiesterase: protein MHVRNVHAVYGNADEEELKHLLPRRLLLDMNSFKIGVVHGHEGKGSSTERRALNAFKDEHLDCLIFGHSHIPVQKQDKGLLIFNPGSPTDKRRQPRFSFGLINIGETLQAEHVFFKKGSY, encoded by the coding sequence GTGCACGTTCGGAACGTTCATGCGGTATACGGAAACGCGGATGAGGAGGAGCTGAAACACCTGCTTCCCCGCCGTCTGCTCCTGGACATGAACAGCTTTAAAATCGGTGTTGTCCACGGCCATGAAGGAAAAGGGTCTTCAACTGAAAGGCGGGCTCTGAATGCCTTCAAAGACGAACATCTAGACTGTCTGATCTTTGGCCACTCTCATATTCCCGTCCAAAAACAGGACAAGGGGCTTCTCATCTTTAATCCGGGCTCCCCGACTGACAAAAGAAGGCAGCCCCGCTTCTCCTTCGGGCTCATCAACATTGGAGAGACGCTTCAGGCCGAACACGTTTTTTTCAAAAAAGGGTCATACTAA
- a CDS encoding metallophosphoesterase family protein — translation MKIVVLSDTHVPKRAKSFPPRLLVELQTADAIIHAGDLLNTASYRELCTFGTFMRYTETRMRRS, via the coding sequence GTGAAGATTGTTGTGCTCTCCGATACCCATGTTCCTAAAAGAGCCAAATCCTTTCCGCCCCGGCTTTTAGTTGAACTTCAAACGGCTGATGCCATCATCCATGCCGGAGATCTTCTAAACACTGCTTCTTACCGCGAGTTGTGCACGTTCGGAACGTTCATGCGGTATACGGAAACGCGGATGAGGAGGAGCTGA
- a CDS encoding DinB family protein translates to MFTSRQEFIEEWKQESQATEKILQTLTDESLSQEIAPGYNYLGGLGWHITVALHTMLAQTGLNFQHPPHVETIPESASEIASDYRNTSDSMLKAIQEQWTDETLNETREFFGNEVPVHAVLRTLIQHQAHHRGQMTVLMRQAGLNVPGVYGPSKEEWANMHSLG, encoded by the coding sequence ATGTTTACATCCAGGCAAGAATTCATTGAGGAATGGAAACAAGAATCACAAGCGACTGAAAAAATCCTTCAGACACTGACAGATGAATCGCTTAGTCAGGAAATTGCACCAGGATACAATTATCTTGGCGGCCTTGGGTGGCATATCACAGTTGCCCTTCACACCATGCTTGCTCAAACCGGATTGAATTTCCAGCACCCTCCCCATGTTGAAACCATTCCTGAATCTGCATCAGAGATTGCATCTGATTACAGGAACACAAGTGACTCTATGCTTAAAGCAATCCAGGAACAATGGACGGATGAAACGTTGAATGAAACTCGCGAATTTTTTGGAAATGAAGTACCTGTTCATGCTGTTCTGAGAACGCTGATCCAGCATCAGGCTCACCATCGCGGACAAATGACGGTATTGATGCGCCAGGCCGGGCTGAACGTACCGGGTGTATACGGACCGAGCAAAGAGGAATGGGCGAACATGCACTCCTTGGGCTAA